From the genome of Solidesulfovibrio carbinolicus, one region includes:
- a CDS encoding amidohydrolase family protein — protein sequence MNIFDCNIHFSLLGAVDRPHLTSDETRMGPADLEACFDVQGPAIQAAVRAANFMLFNQELFFGDGLDGFMGRVRRALPGSTFTALIDFRRQDAPNAVALAAAQGVRGLKFHSYFQRIAEEDFPAALAVARRAQDLGLCICVDTSYGTSGMYRYDNLRLACLLAETLTVPIILLHSGGLRVFEAMLLAEEHAHVYLETSFSPHYYRGSTVEDNFRWAYRKLGARKLLYGSDHPYLDLEQSQRHMRLFLEHCRFSQTDIAAVFHDNAHSLFA from the coding sequence GGACAGGCCGCATCTGACCAGTGACGAGACACGCATGGGGCCGGCCGACCTGGAGGCCTGCTTCGACGTGCAGGGCCCTGCCATCCAAGCGGCGGTGCGCGCCGCCAACTTCATGCTGTTCAACCAAGAACTGTTTTTCGGTGACGGATTGGACGGATTCATGGGACGGGTTCGACGCGCCCTGCCCGGCTCCACCTTCACCGCCTTGATCGATTTTCGCCGCCAGGACGCCCCGAACGCCGTGGCCTTGGCCGCCGCCCAGGGCGTACGCGGGCTCAAGTTCCATTCGTACTTCCAACGAATCGCCGAGGAGGATTTTCCAGCGGCCCTGGCCGTGGCGCGTCGCGCTCAGGACCTGGGGCTTTGTATTTGCGTGGACACCAGTTACGGCACGTCAGGCATGTACCGTTACGACAACCTGCGGCTGGCCTGTCTTTTGGCCGAGACGTTGACCGTCCCCATCATCTTGCTGCACAGCGGGGGGCTTCGCGTGTTCGAAGCCATGCTTCTTGCCGAGGAACATGCCCACGTGTATTTGGAAACATCCTTTTCCCCGCATTATTACCGGGGGTCCACCGTGGAGGACAATTTCCGCTGGGCCTATCGCAAACTTGGCGCGCGCAAGTTGTTGTACGGTTCGGACCATCCTTATCTCGACCTGGAGCAAAGCCAGCGCCATATGCGACTTTTTCTGGAACACTGCCGATTTTCCCAAACTGACATCGCCGCCGTCTTCCATGACAACGCCCACAGCTTGTTCGCCTGA